The genomic window AATCAATATCTCGTTTGATCTCTTGCCACACATAGACCCCAAAGACCCTCCGATGGCGAAGAGGTACAAGGCCATCATGTCCCGTCGTCCTGCGGTGGAAAGGATGATAAAACGGTTGAAGTGTGACTTTGGGGATGATCGGCTCACGAAGCGGGGAAACGATTCGTTCCAAGCATACCTGGATAAAACCATGATTGCGTTTCATGTCTTGTTAAGAAACTAAATCTGGTTTTCAGCGTAAAAGAGTCGTCGTGTGGAGGGATGGTACGTCTGGAATTCGGCTTATTTGGTCTGGTGTCCTCTGACGAATCGTTTTTCTCTCTCTTTGACCTCGCTTTTGAGTGAAATCCGTTTCTCTGTCAATGCACACATGATGCAGTTCCGCCTTTTCATGGCTTGTTTTTTAGTTTATGCGCAGGCTCTATAGGGTATCAATTGATACTGTGACATATATACTGCGTGCGCTTTCAAATCCGGCCCATACTGCACTGCCTTTGTCACCCCTTCCGGAAATGACGCTACAAACCTACTTCCCTCCGCATCCTCAACTATCTCTGCCCGATACTCCGTTACCACCCTTGAAATCTTCATATCAAACACCTGACGCGACTCATAACCGATCAACCTGTATTTGCCGCTCGGATACTTCCTCCGGTCTACTTTTATTACTTCCACCTTATCAGGATTGGCTACCTTTTTCAGCGTTACTCCATCATGACCCTCTTGCCCACCTGCCTTCCTCTCTCCTTTCGCCCTGCTCTTTCTCGTGCGATTCGGATCGCTTGCGGGCGGCTTACTACTGTTGCGACTGTTCCGGTTCAGACGTCCTACCAGCAGCGTTATCACTAACACCAACAACTCTATCATTGACCTTATGGCAGGTGACAGACCTTTTTCCTCTGAAAGCAGCTTTTCTACTTTCCGCAGCATTGCATCTATATCTATATTCTCTATCGTCAATGGATGGCACCGGTATTAATAGCCTGAAATCATCTCCTGCGACTATTATACCACAGGCTTTTTCACCCATTTTTTTCACCCTCTACCGCCCTACAAAACTCTGTAATTCTCTGGCCGAACATACCCCACACCTCTCTTTGCAAAAACCTCCGATGGGCTACAGTGGCATCCTCCACAGCCATTTATTCTACCAACCAATTCTACTGCCCCCTTTTCTCATGTTGACTGTCAACTAAATTCTAAAATATTTTCGCTGAATAGTTACGAAATTACACACAATTCCAACGAGTGCGCCAGTGGTGCAGGTAGACAAGGTGCCCGCAACAAGGGACTTCATCCCCAAAGAGACTACTTCATCTCTCCTTTCAGGAATCATACTTCCCACCCCGCCGATCATTATACCGACGCTCCCGAAATTAGCAAATCCGCAGAGTGCATAGGTCGTGATCATTTTACTCCTTGGACTCAGGACCCCATCCGGTAATTTCGCCAGATCGATGTATGCTATGAATTCATTCAGTATCGTCTTGGTTCCCATAAGGGAACCGGCAGTAAATGCCTCTTTCCAGGGAATACCCATAAGCCATACAACGGAAGACATGAGATAACCAAGCATTCTTTGCAAGGTAATCGGCCGATTTCCCAAGTCTGGCAACAGACTCAACGCCTTGTTTGCCAGGTATACAAAGGCTATGAGGACAATAAGCATTGAAATAATGTTGATCAGGAGGTGTATTCCTTCTAAAGTTCCTTTGGTGAGAGCATCCATTGAATTTGCCGCCAGTTGGGGTTTCATCATCTCCCCGGATGTCGTCCTTCCTGTTTCCGGTATCATGATTTGTGAGATCATAATGGCCGCCGGAATACTGATTATTGATGCGGTAAGGAGGTGTCCCATAACATCCGGTACCACGCGTTGCAGAATATTTGCATACAGTACCATAACGGTACCGGCAATCCCTGCCATCCCACAGGTTATTGTTATAAAGAGTTCACTTCTGGACATCTCTTTCAGATAAGGACGAATAAAGAGCGTCGATTCAATCATGCCAAGAAAGACATTTGCCGCAGCGCCCACACCTACGGCGCCGCCGATATTCGTGGTTTTTTGAAGGAACCATGCAAAAGTTTTTACCACAACCGGTAAAATACGTCAGTAGAACAGGAGCGAGGACAAGGCGCTTATCACAAGCACGAGCGGAAGGGCCTGTAATGCAAAAATAAAGCTCGATCCGGGAGTTTTTTCATCGAAAGGCAGCGCACCTCCCCCAAGATAGCCAAAGACGAAGGATGTCCCTGCCTGTGTTGCTTCTTCCAGTGATAAAGCAACCTTACTCAGCAGATGGAAGAATTCTTTGAACACGGAGACCCTGATTATGATTGCCGCCACTATGAATTGCACTGCCAGTCTTACCGGTATGTCACGGAACCGAACCTTCCATCGGGTTTCACTCATGGTCCAGGCAATACCAATCAACGCCGCTAGTCCAAAGATGCCCTGAATCATTCCACAGAACTCCTCTTGTTTTATTACCAGAAGATTTTCCGCCGGGAAAAAACCACGAATGAGTCCCCCCCCGATGATTAGATAAGCGATTCCTTCGTCAAGCGTTCGGCCGTTTCGGTTATGTCTTTCAGCGTTTCCACGGATCGTGTTTCTACATAAAACCGCACCTTGGGTTCCGTGCCTGAAGGCCGTATCAAAAACCACGAGCCGTCATCGAGCACGACCTTAATTCCATCCACCTGTATTACGCTCCTGATCGTCCTGGAGTTTTTTCCAACCGTTACTTTCTCCCCCGCAGTAAGTGTGTTTTTCAGGCGTGAAAGCTTTTCAAGAAGCGGTGCGCCAGCGAGAGAACGCTCTACCTCGATGCTAGCCCTTTCGGGAAGATAGGCGCCGAATTTTTCCTCAAGTTCACGGAGATACGCACTGAGGTTTTTCCGCGTTACGGCCATCATCTCAAGCGCAAGCAGGAACCCAAACAGGGCATCCTTTTCAAGGGTGTTATTATAGCCGGATATACCGTCACTCTCCTCGTACGCGACGATAGCCCGCTCCGGTGCGTCCTGAAGCATATAAGGCCTGAAGTTCTTAAAGCCAACCGCTGTTTCCCGTACCGGAATACCAAACTTCTCGGCAATAGCATTTCCAAAGTTGCTTGTGGCTACCGATTTTACCAATACCCCGGAAATATGCTTGTATGCAGAGAAAAAATGCAGCGCCATAGCCCCAAAGTGGTTCATGGTAATATCCGCTTCCCCATCGGTAAACCGTATCCTGTCGCCATCAGGGTCCATGATTACTCCCAACCTGAACTGTGCCCTGGCGCCTTTCAATAAGTCCATCACCGTCTTGATGTTCTTTGCTGAAGGTTCCGGCGGTATGCCTCCAAAGAGGTAGTCATCCTCCGTT from Candidatus Brocadia sp. includes these protein-coding regions:
- a CDS encoding phosphomannomutase, translated to MKTDRFKDARECWKVILADVRQNAGLLREIQRFARENTNPAEVAFGTSGWRGEIGADFTFNNVRIVATALLEMFKTSGQEVMESLGVKDFDEVKKRGIIVGHDNRFLGPEFASSVMGLLTKEGIKVYYAGEAITPEFSAAIEMLHAACSINLTPSHNPANYAGFKFNPADGGPAGPDITRVIEKHANRLMAEKTIVREVKPTSFERINPTRLYEDFLKKRGTLNLDRIRHFIEEEDCCLYIDHVHGATRGRPNALLGESPKIKYLRTEDDYLFGGIPPEPSAKNIKTVMDLLKGARAQFRLGVIMDPDGDRIRFTDGEADITMNHFGAMALHFFSAYKHISGVLVKSVATSNFGNAIAEKFGIPVRETAVGFKNFRPYMLQDAPERAIVAYEESDGISGYNNTLEKDALFGFLLALEMMAVTRKNLSAYLRELEEKFGAYLPERASIEVERSLAGAPLLEKLSRLKNTLTAGEKVTVGKNSRTIRSVIQVDGIKVVLDDGSWFLIRPSGTEPKVRFYVETRSVETLKDITETAERLTKESLI